Proteins co-encoded in one Saprospira grandis genomic window:
- a CDS encoding DUF2779 domain-containing protein gives MSSLHFPDLQQFIDCPREFWLAQQAETPRPRLPYPLAPELRQLAAQRIELQDQDPIWASFGPWRAAVDFIKASPNHPDQVRLYFVRASGSVYSPKHGFKEKYLKEWAFSYHLFCLAGYEVEQCYAIWIDKDYRYPGGEIPPKRLLKIHPLGQELAELRAETALLMQKAEALRLQKTTPKWDGQSFCKKKLACPFIQKYHGQEIPAFSIFQLPRHRLDRPPLDQALAQKKWDLTELDPKLLPERWLLQQQSAKTGQAQVDVPALKEWLAQLQFPLQALDYEAVNPAVPFIPHSRPFQHIPFQFSWQVWPNKETEDIVSTNFLAQDKKEPTAGLMQALLDAAQPQGSILVWHKTFERERNRELAKRYPEHRDFLYRLNERLVDLEEIVTKGLYIDAKFEGRSSLKKVLPVLLPQMSYDELPIAEGLAAADAWWQLDQQPPQEQAQTRQALIDYCQLDTFSLIKMVQLLMRKFGE, from the coding sequence ATGAGTAGTTTGCATTTTCCCGATTTACAGCAGTTTATCGATTGTCCCAGAGAGTTTTGGCTGGCCCAACAGGCCGAAACGCCCCGCCCCCGCCTGCCCTACCCCCTCGCCCCCGAGCTCCGCCAACTGGCCGCTCAACGCATTGAGCTGCAAGACCAAGATCCTATCTGGGCGAGCTTTGGCCCCTGGCGAGCTGCCGTAGATTTTATTAAGGCCAGTCCCAATCATCCCGATCAAGTTCGCCTCTATTTTGTGCGGGCCTCGGGCTCAGTCTATTCGCCCAAACATGGCTTTAAGGAAAAATACCTGAAGGAATGGGCCTTTAGTTATCATCTCTTTTGTCTGGCGGGCTATGAAGTGGAACAATGCTATGCCATCTGGATCGATAAGGATTATCGCTACCCCGGCGGAGAAATTCCCCCCAAACGCCTGCTTAAAATCCACCCCCTAGGCCAAGAACTTGCCGAGCTCAGAGCAGAAACCGCTCTGCTCATGCAAAAGGCCGAGGCGCTCCGCCTCCAAAAAACAACCCCAAAATGGGATGGCCAAAGTTTTTGCAAAAAGAAGCTGGCCTGCCCCTTTATTCAAAAATATCACGGCCAAGAGATTCCAGCCTTTAGCATTTTTCAATTGCCCCGCCACCGCCTAGATCGGCCACCTTTGGACCAAGCCCTGGCCCAAAAAAAATGGGACCTCACAGAATTGGATCCCAAACTTCTGCCCGAACGCTGGCTGCTCCAACAACAATCGGCCAAAACGGGCCAAGCTCAGGTAGATGTTCCCGCCCTAAAAGAATGGTTGGCCCAACTCCAGTTTCCCTTGCAGGCCCTAGATTATGAGGCGGTCAATCCAGCCGTTCCCTTTATTCCCCATAGCCGCCCCTTCCAACATATTCCCTTTCAGTTTAGCTGGCAAGTTTGGCCCAATAAAGAAACAGAGGATATTGTTTCTACCAACTTTTTGGCCCAAGACAAAAAAGAACCCACCGCTGGCCTGATGCAAGCCCTCTTAGATGCGGCCCAGCCCCAAGGCAGCATTTTGGTCTGGCACAAAACCTTTGAAAGAGAACGCAACAGAGAACTCGCCAAACGCTATCCCGAACATCGAGATTTTTTATACCGCCTCAATGAGCGCTTAGTGGACCTAGAAGAAATTGTGACCAAAGGACTCTATATAGACGCTAAATTTGAGGGCCGCAGCTCCCTCAAAAAGGTATTGCCCGTTTTACTTCCCCAAATGAGCTATGATGAGCTCCCCATTGCCGAGGGCCTAGCCGCTGCCGATGCTTGGTGGCAGTTGGACCAACAGCCGCCTCAAGAGCAAGCCCAAACCCGCCAAGCCCTAATCGATTATTGCCAACTCGATACCTTCTCTTTGATTAAGATGGTCCAGCTCCTTATGCGGAAATTTGGGGAGTAG